Proteins found in one Haloferax litoreum genomic segment:
- a CDS encoding methyl-accepting chemotaxis protein: MQAHENGAGLGWEPSESLDETSRLEAERDFWKGLFEQVIANVPEPMFTVDSSGHLTHINEYATDAYGIDPATDIGKRGIDAFGTEGKDEILATKIARTDQVIREDEYRGVQTDDGMLWVRAMGTPLYAPDGEVVGAVELTTETTEMVEKNQMMSEAQEQVSEEVSASIDRAMASADDVSESVTAANEIASQQAEAMEEVSGEVGSLSATVEEIAASADEINRQSTEAQHLAEESREDGEVAAEAMDRVAEGGEHVADRTHELAEHIEEIGEIIEVINDIADQTNILALNANIEAARAGDAGAGFAVVADEVKSLANEVQSESERIEEIISETRNDATETVAGIESLTEDVRDGAERIDTLIENQTEIAATIREAATGMDDIADATDDQAVRTEEVASMVDNAYQQSTDVQEETSAAVAANDTQIEIVAEISESVRDLEAAMAEIEDR, encoded by the coding sequence ATGCAGGCACACGAGAACGGGGCTGGACTGGGCTGGGAACCCAGCGAGTCGCTGGACGAGACGTCACGTCTCGAAGCAGAGCGAGACTTCTGGAAAGGACTGTTCGAACAGGTCATCGCCAACGTTCCCGAACCGATGTTCACCGTCGATTCGTCGGGGCACCTGACGCACATCAACGAATACGCGACCGATGCGTACGGTATCGACCCGGCGACGGATATCGGCAAGCGCGGCATCGACGCGTTCGGCACCGAGGGGAAAGACGAGATTCTCGCGACGAAGATTGCACGAACCGACCAGGTAATCCGCGAAGACGAGTACCGCGGCGTCCAGACGGACGACGGGATGCTCTGGGTGCGAGCGATGGGGACACCGCTGTACGCACCCGACGGCGAAGTCGTCGGCGCAGTCGAACTTACCACCGAGACGACCGAGATGGTGGAAAAGAACCAGATGATGAGCGAAGCACAAGAACAGGTCTCTGAGGAAGTCTCCGCGTCTATCGACCGAGCGATGGCCTCGGCGGACGACGTCTCCGAGAGCGTGACCGCCGCGAACGAAATCGCGAGTCAACAAGCCGAGGCGATGGAAGAAGTCTCCGGCGAAGTCGGGTCGCTGTCGGCGACAGTCGAAGAGATTGCTGCCAGTGCCGACGAAATCAACAGACAGAGCACCGAAGCACAGCACCTCGCCGAAGAGTCACGTGAAGACGGCGAAGTCGCCGCCGAAGCGATGGACCGCGTCGCAGAAGGCGGCGAACACGTCGCCGACCGGACGCACGAACTCGCCGAGCACATCGAGGAAATCGGCGAAATCATCGAGGTCATCAACGACATCGCCGACCAGACGAACATCCTCGCACTGAACGCCAACATCGAAGCGGCCCGCGCCGGCGACGCAGGTGCCGGATTCGCCGTCGTCGCGGACGAAGTGAAGTCGCTCGCGAACGAGGTACAATCCGAGTCCGAACGTATCGAGGAGATTATCAGCGAGACGCGAAACGACGCCACCGAGACTGTGGCCGGTATCGAGTCACTCACCGAAGACGTTCGCGACGGCGCAGAACGAATCGACACGCTCATCGAAAATCAGACCGAGATTGCCGCGACGATTCGTGAAGCGGCGACGGGCATGGACGACATCGCCGACGCCACCGACGACCAGGCGGTCCGCACCGAAGAAGTCGCCAGCATGGTCGACAACGCGTACCAACAGTCGACCGACGTGCAAGAAGAGACGAGTGCCGCAGTCGCCGCGAACGACACTCAAATCGAAATCGTCGCCGAGATTTCGGAGTCGGTTCGTGACCTCGAAGCGGCGATGGCCGAAATCGAAGACCGCTGA
- a CDS encoding DUF5789 family protein — protein MQDRIKLSRVEPALEGISYPTTRRDAAAAFDGVTVLLADGNADLGEVIRGCYTDEFADSRELYYELNMAMPIEAVGEPGQSDGDA, from the coding sequence ATGCAGGATAGAATCAAACTGAGTCGTGTCGAACCCGCCTTAGAGGGTATCTCCTACCCGACGACCCGACGAGACGCCGCCGCCGCGTTCGACGGTGTGACAGTCCTGCTCGCCGATGGAAACGCCGACTTAGGTGAGGTTATCCGTGGGTGTTACACCGACGAGTTCGCCGATTCGAGAGAACTGTACTACGAACTCAACATGGCGATGCCCATCGAGGCAGTCGGCGAACCGGGCCAGTCGGACGGCGACGCCTGA
- a CDS encoding transcription factor S — MEFCDECGSLMTPQDGVWVCANGHEKARDSEKEKTMVTTEGQESSEVVDMSDVDAGEIGPTTKAICPSCGHDVARYEMKQIRSADESETRFFTCVECDHKWREDDH; from the coding sequence ATGGAGTTCTGCGACGAATGCGGGTCCCTCATGACACCGCAGGACGGTGTCTGGGTCTGCGCGAACGGCCACGAGAAGGCACGCGACAGCGAGAAAGAGAAGACGATGGTCACCACCGAGGGCCAAGAGTCGAGCGAAGTCGTCGACATGTCCGACGTCGACGCCGGCGAGATTGGCCCGACGACGAAGGCCATCTGTCCGAGTTGTGGCCACGACGTAGCGCGCTACGAGATGAAGCAGATTCGGTCCGCCGACGAGTCCGAGACGCGCTTTTTCACCTGCGTCGAGTGCGACCACAAGTGGCGCGAAGACGACCACTGA
- a CDS encoding DUF6517 family protein yields MADVPPPPTLPSLEGWVRVDESTDRPFEFGFIHVLARTVIYEDATIRERIPAIADGPWRFLFATRLEVRPRTPPSKALTRLVVSGAASGFEERLAERGFSDVHRSWTRSLAVHDGEAEVIRYDTKVTLAGVRLAADAYLAVVPTDGEYLLLGGAYPREVVDGAGETAEALHDAIDPERFREELFRVIRRME; encoded by the coding sequence ATGGCAGATGTGCCGCCTCCGCCCACACTCCCTTCGCTCGAGGGGTGGGTCCGCGTCGACGAATCGACCGACCGCCCGTTCGAATTCGGGTTCATCCACGTCCTCGCGCGGACCGTCATCTACGAGGACGCGACCATTCGAGAACGCATCCCCGCCATAGCCGACGGACCGTGGCGCTTCCTCTTCGCCACCCGTCTGGAAGTCCGGCCACGGACGCCGCCCTCGAAGGCGCTCACGCGACTGGTTGTCAGTGGCGCCGCCTCGGGATTCGAAGAGCGACTCGCCGAGCGCGGCTTTTCGGACGTGCACCGAAGTTGGACTCGTTCTCTCGCGGTGCACGACGGTGAAGCAGAAGTCATCCGCTACGACACGAAGGTCACACTGGCCGGGGTTCGACTTGCGGCGGACGCCTACCTCGCAGTCGTCCCCACCGATGGTGAGTACCTGTTGTTGGGCGGTGCGTACCCCCGAGAAGTCGTCGACGGTGCGGGTGAGACGGCCGAAGCGCTCCACGACGCCATCGACCCGGAGCGGTTCAGAGAAGAGTTGTTCCGCGTGATTCGGCGCATGGAGTGA
- a CDS encoding tRNA (adenine-N1)-methyltransferase, translated as MILLVHGDREYLRAPGEELHTDLGMLTVPEDVKAGQTLETHIGEEFLVREPRGPDLFNHFERTGAPMMPRDIGLIVGHTGIAAGERVLDAGTGTGVLSAYLGRLDVDVTTFERNADFADVARENMRLAGVEDRVDVRTGDITDELDALREDDFDVLTLDTENAPEVVREAPDLLVTGGYVAVYSPFVEGTRATVEAAREAGLSDVETFETIQRHMDFGERGSRPSTAGVGHTGYLVFARNE; from the coding sequence GTGATACTCCTCGTTCACGGCGACCGAGAGTACCTCCGCGCTCCCGGTGAGGAGTTACACACCGACCTCGGGATGCTGACCGTCCCCGAGGACGTGAAAGCGGGCCAGACGCTCGAAACCCACATCGGTGAGGAATTCCTCGTCCGCGAACCCCGCGGGCCGGACCTGTTCAACCACTTCGAGCGAACCGGCGCACCGATGATGCCGCGAGATATCGGCCTCATCGTCGGCCACACCGGCATCGCGGCGGGCGAACGCGTCCTCGACGCCGGAACCGGGACGGGCGTCCTCTCTGCGTACCTCGGCCGACTCGACGTCGACGTGACGACGTTCGAGCGAAACGCCGACTTCGCCGACGTGGCCCGCGAGAACATGCGACTCGCAGGCGTCGAAGACCGAGTCGACGTTCGCACGGGCGACATCACCGACGAACTGGACGCCCTCCGCGAAGACGACTTCGACGTGCTCACTCTCGACACGGAGAACGCACCAGAAGTCGTCCGCGAGGCACCCGACCTGCTCGTGACAGGAGGCTACGTCGCCGTCTACTCACCCTTCGTCGAAGGGACGCGCGCGACAGTCGAGGCGGCGCGCGAGGCGGGTCTCTCGGACGTGGAAACGTTCGAAACCATTCAGCGACACATGGACTTCGGCGAGCGTGGGTCGCGCCCATCCACTGCCGGTGTCGGCCACACTGGCTACCTCGTCTTCGCTCGCAACGAGTAA
- a CDS encoding nascent polypeptide-associated complex protein, whose protein sequence is MFGGGGMNPRKMKQMMKQMGIDVTELDAEEVVIKTADEELVFSDAQVTRMDAQGQETYQIVGEPETRELGAGDDEAESDEADGAIPESDIEIVAQRAGVSKDDAREALEAEDGDLAAAIARLE, encoded by the coding sequence ATGTTTGGAGGCGGCGGGATGAACCCGCGAAAGATGAAGCAGATGATGAAGCAGATGGGTATCGACGTCACCGAGTTAGACGCCGAGGAAGTCGTCATCAAGACGGCCGACGAGGAACTCGTCTTCTCGGACGCGCAGGTCACGCGCATGGACGCGCAGGGCCAAGAGACCTACCAAATCGTCGGCGAACCCGAGACGCGCGAACTCGGTGCCGGTGACGACGAAGCCGAGAGCGACGAGGCAGACGGGGCGATTCCGGAGTCCGACATCGAAATCGTCGCACAACGTGCCGGCGTCTCGAAGGACGACGCGCGCGAAGCACTCGAGGCCGAAGACGGCGACCTCGCCGCGGCCATCGCACGTCTGGAGTGA
- a CDS encoding O-methyltransferase has translation MDILTDETKRFLTATAPDHDEVQVEMAAYAAEHGFPIIGPEAGGVLRFLAQLAGATRLFEFGSGFGYSATWFAKGMTDEAELFLTEHDPEELDMARDFLERAGLADRTTFLEGDALELVESVDCEFDLVLFDHQKHRYAEAFDVIRDRVAVGGIVVADNVMRGPIDFGALVEWGDGTAQALDGTNDDTRGIAAYLDAVRADPRYETIVLPVGNGLAVSSRLE, from the coding sequence ATGGATATCCTCACCGACGAGACCAAGCGCTTCCTCACCGCCACCGCACCCGACCACGACGAGGTGCAAGTCGAGATGGCAGCGTACGCCGCCGAACACGGGTTCCCAATCATCGGCCCCGAAGCGGGCGGAGTCTTGCGCTTTCTCGCCCAACTGGCTGGCGCGACCCGACTCTTCGAGTTCGGGTCCGGGTTCGGGTACTCGGCGACGTGGTTCGCCAAAGGGATGACCGACGAGGCAGAGTTGTTCTTGACCGAGCACGACCCCGAGGAACTCGACATGGCACGCGACTTCCTCGAACGCGCCGGACTCGCCGACAGGACGACGTTCCTCGAAGGTGACGCACTCGAACTGGTCGAGTCCGTCGACTGCGAGTTCGACCTCGTGCTGTTCGACCACCAGAAACACCGCTACGCCGAGGCGTTCGACGTGATTCGCGACCGGGTCGCCGTCGGTGGCATCGTCGTCGCCGACAACGTGATGCGCGGCCCCATCGACTTCGGCGCCCTCGTCGAGTGGGGAGACGGAACCGCGCAAGCACTCGATGGCACGAACGACGACACGCGCGGCATCGCGGCCTATCTGGACGCTGTCCGTGCCGACCCGCGGTACGAGACCATCGTCCTCCCCGTCGGGAACGGACTCGCGGTCAGTTCTCGTCTGGAGTGA